In Biomphalaria glabrata chromosome 16, xgBioGlab47.1, whole genome shotgun sequence, the sequence attacggctgagtccaCTGTTTCAcgtaactacgcaaacccaactgcgacctacatattttcccgaatttttatgcagacaaagccgttgtatgctggcttttctttgagtatcaaatgtttgtcccgcagtttttgtaagagctctcgaactgtttctctcagaggctatctgctgccagagaatgctgccagttactttcctctatgccagtgagagcctgaatgcctgaataaatctttatagcgctcacggggtagggggcacctctgtaactcagtCCTCCTTAAAGCTCGTCAGacataggccaaggagttcacaacaatcgcctttggcatgcggtcgtctcccaagcgggatgtgttattgacagcataaaaattaatatatagatgatattttgttcaaatttgccttctcacgcttctttatagaaagggggggggggcgctggcggatttttttaaagaaaaaattcgaaaagggggcggtaggccaaaaaaggttgaagaccccTGATATATACCAATATTCCCATCATCATCATATATACCAATATTCCCATCATTATCATATATACCAATATTCCCACCATCATCATATATACCAATATTCCCACCATCATCATATATACCAATATTCCCATCATCATCATATATACCAATATTCCCACCATCATCATATATACCAATATTCCCATCATCATCATATATACCAATATTCCCATCATCATCATATATACCAATATTCCCATCATCATCATATATACCGATATTCCCATCATCATCCTACCCCCTCTCCCACACTCCATGACGTTATTTTCATTATCCACTGTAAAACTAAAATCCACAAGTTGGAGCAAAAGCTATCAGTGCATTTTCCAATAAAGCGAAACTCATTATAaacccaccccacccccacgTAGATATCCTAGTATCCCTTATTGATGTTATttgttgttactgttgttgttttagccttccctctttttttttttacactaaaccCTAGCATCCCTTACCACCCACcccaacacacatacaaatagtCCTGGACATATCCTCCCGTTCTGTTCAAAATCCTCAGTTTAATATCTACATCAAGATATGTTCCTTACAGCATTCCTTCAATGACATTGCTGACAAAAGCACACACGCATTCATGCAGATATTTTGGAAAGaagcaaaaaaagaaataccAGATTGCTTGTATAAAGTGTGTACAATAGTtgaggcacagtggctgagctGAGCCCAGCCAACTCTATAGGGTAGAAAATGTACagttcatatgtttctgtggtctacggtGAACAAAGATGttacgtggccagcacaacgaccaaccacctttactttccccagctgaTATCaggttagagttgggtggactcagaggcaccctaaagatccagaaatttgaaatcgcagtcttcaccaggaatctGAGaccccctcggttcggaagccaagcgctcatccaccgcgcctcctcttatcattttgatgttgtttttttttttatgtacacacacatagtGTCTCTCTCCACTTTGACGACACTTTGACCACCACCACCAACAACAGTAAAATCAAAAAGACGAAGAATGTGAGCGTGTGTCTATGTTATTTATTTCGTGTAGTACTTGACCCCAGGCAGAACACATAGAAGTTCAAACATTAAATTAGCAGCGACCAGTGCAGTGTTCCCTGATGGATCGAAGGGTGGTGAGACCTGATGATGAAACAGACAGATGATAAGTAATGACCTCccatataaaacaatataaatacaaGTTCAGTTAATTAACATTCAGTTATATTAAATGAATACATTATGATGATAAGAGATCTATACGAAGAGGGTTAGTTTGTAAGTACTGGGCTCTCCGTTGAAATAAATGAACTAGTTCATTTCAGCCATGTTTCATACACAAATAAAACCCAATACAGAAGATTTATTctaagctagaaaaaaaaaattattttttcacagTTTTATAATGCGATTGAGGTTCACACTTTTAATTTCCCAAACcactaatttacaaatagaaaaacaaaaactaattaaatactcagaaagacacaaagatagaggcaaatttcttatttcttttacttgaacaaatttgtacaaatgctcctttttcgcttcgctagtgctattagagaatggaatgggttgcctgaatcagccaggaaaaccaacaactaagcagagtttaagtcattgaataacatgcatgactagagtGATACATGAAAAGAGCTTCATTTCGCATTTGCATACGTCAGCATACCTTAGAAGTGGACAACTAGccgctctcctgccttctgttagattaccatacagaatgtctagTGGAAGTCGacaataaatctaaaagcatgtcgTATTTGCGAAAAAAGAAGAGTCCTTgtgaatttaattttatttacctTATTTTCGTAAATATAAGatgcatattttgttaaaatgatacatttttgaaaagtgTAGACACCCTTTAACGGGATGTACTGACTTGCACTgtcttaaatccggccctgttagGAGCCGAGGTCTTTGTCTTGTCTTTTTCACTGTCGTCAATCTCTATACAAAGAGGTAAGGGAACAAACCTCAACAAGATCCACTCCTTTTATATTTAACCCTTTACATCCACGGATTATCTCCAGACCTTGTATGATACTTAGTCCAGCTATCTCAGGTGTTCCTGCAGTACAAACGTAACTCAGTCAGAACAGGTTAAAATAGGACTTgtaagaaaagaagaaaaacaaggcACAGAAACCTTACAATTGTCACTCAAAACAATTATAAGCTTTCTTATCCgatttgtaaacattatttagtaaatgttcCAAAGCAAGCTGACCTGTTCCTGGGGCTACGGATGGATCTAGTCCATCAATATCAAAAGAGATGTACACAGGCCTGTCTCCTGCCTTAGTGCTGACTTCTTTCATTAGTGGTACTAATGACTTGTTCCAGCAATCTTCTCCTAGCACAAGTCTGACTCCCTGGTCATTGTAATAGAAAAATAGTTGGTTCTACTCAAGaatattttcatcttttaaaagagATATTATCAACAAATgtctttaaattaataaatattttctcttttcaatatatttcaagttttaaaattttacttttgtttaatgCTCAACTTattcatatttaatttattgatgATAAATATATGAATTACTTAGGTATGTCATTAGAATAGATTCATAAATATGAAAGCAATGCTGGGGGTTTTCATATATGGAGGCTAATCTATAAATACTATTAAATAGCAAACTTATTGGATAcccagtgtaaaaaaaaaaaccccaaaaaaatcaacaacGGATGCACTGACAagcaaagtatttaaaaaaaaatatataatttttgtgCAGTTTAAAATTAGAAACTCTTTCGCTAATATCACAAAGTGATTTTTTTATGACTTAGTAGGCAACAGTGAACTTTCAACcaggcgtccttgacattatttttttcgTCTATTTATCTCGAAATTTCTCATAAATTTTCTCCGTTTATTTTCTTAAGATTTTTTCCTTCATGTTTCATTATATAGCCGCCACATTTCTgcatattgcttttttttttcccctcttacTGCATTTTTTTAATCGCTTAAATAGTGTGAACCGgatttaaaaatcaaagtatAAACAAAGAACAAATAACTGTGGTTAGCTTTAATTTGGCAATCTCCATTGAATCTATTCCCAaactatatagatataaatatatgagGCTTATATTGTATAAGTCTGCTCCATTTATTAATAtcactttaataaaaaatagaaataaataaaactgtaAGCAAATACTGACCTGATCAGCCACCCATTTATAATCATCCACAGAGTAGCCGGTACCTCTAAGGCCAATTTGAACTGATCTCTCGCAGTCTAGGCAGCCCTCTTCAATAGCTCTCCTAAACGGGGTACCTGGTCACCAGACAAATGGAGAGCCTGAGAGCTTGTTTCTAATAACATTGATCACTTAACATAATTAGCAATAATCGATAGGTTAAAATATCAGAACCAGCGAAGGATTAAACTTGGGTTTCTGAAACTTTTACTAGAGAGAtcctccataaaaaaaaataaaattgttcgtGCTTCCAAAGAGGGGTACAAAACGGATCCCCGGCCCTAAACGTTTCCTGCATTCTGTGCTGAAGATTCGCATTCTCCCAGCGTCTACAACAGACTATTTCTCCTAGTAAGTAGAGTGCAGATcaaagtattaaaattaaaaatggtgGGGCGTGTTAACATGTTTGTAATGGGCTTTAATGTTGTAAAATTACCCTTTGCTTAGAAAGTcgtctttttatttcattcaaatatCTTCTTCTTCATAGAAGATAAAACAAAGTCActtagtttaataatttaatttttttttaaaattgacaatattaatatttataaacgATTATTTCTGAACAATGTACTACGGAGATTCCCACAGAGAGGCCTGAAACAGAGCTCCAGCTTTAAGTCtttagtatctagatctatgtcaagtAGTGttctattatgtttttttttatgttcaccGACATAGATGGAAAGAATTGACAATACTGAAGTGTCACTGTAAAACTTAAGCATCGGTACACTTATAGTTGTGttaaaccaggggttctcaacctgggggtcgattgacgatttgccaggggtcgccaaagaccatcgaaaaaagtatattcttctattgctgtatgagTGTGAGCGGGGGAGGGGTCGCTTCAGAgttgggggattgtaaaaggggtcgccgagcataaaaggttgagaaccgctgtgttaAACCATCAGTttacaaaccccccccccctttttttgctTTGACTCAGCTTGTCCCACGTTGTATAACCTACTGCCCCTGCACTTTAAATACCAGCAGTGTCCCGTCTCACCATGAGCAATCTTTTCTCCGTACATCATGTCACTTGTATCTGAGTGAGCGTCAACGTGTATGAGACAGAGAGGACCGTACTTCTCCTGTAGCAAACAGTGGCAATGGTCTTAATACAGACTGACCGACACAGACTTGTAGCTTTGCAAACAAAAATAGGTTTTAGAAAAGGGGAGACAACGAAATCAGAGTGAAACAAGTGACAGAATGTGAAGGTAGATGTCAACATTTTTAAGcaacaattaataatttaattaagatAACACTCACagattttcaatgtaaaaaggCTCTATAATTTAATTAAGCTGACTCTAACAGATTCGTAATGTTaaaaagatctataatttaattaaaagaaatcgTACAGATTTTCAATGcaaaaagaatatataatttaattaagcTAATTCTATCGGCAGGATATTACATGTGAAATAatctatttatcttatcttcttatcttatataatacagacgttacttaaaaaaagaagatgattaagtcctacgcgtcatgcatttagtcatgcatgttaaccaatgacataaattctaaatttaaactAGATAAATACATAACGATAGATTTAGTGCGAAGCAGGGCGTTTTGGTGCAGCCGTTTTGgtgcagccgttttggcgcaacCATTTTGGCGCAGCAGCTTTGGCGCATGGGACGTTTTGGTGCGAAATATAGCACGTAGCTTTTAAAAACATaagatatatataattctttttacAGAAATAATACAATCAACATAAATAATGTGACCAAAACGTCCCATGCGcaaaaacggctgcgccaaaacgtcacgtacggATTTTGTGTACTCTTCTCTCACGTAGTATTTGTAGATTGGGATAGTCATAGTGCACCGTTGGTTTGtaccaaaaaaaagtaaacacgAACAGCTATCTAAAATTTTGTTTCGATGAATGTTTTTAAGTCTGTACATATCATGCGCATACTcggtgctttaaaaaaacaacagcattgCACAGTTTTTAATTACATTCATTTGATTAATTGCAAAACATtatatgtagaaaaaaaaaagagtcaactGTTTGCTATTTAATGTCATACAGTGGAATCTTGACAAAACTACACGCTAGTATGAACGTAACATTGAATCATTATACGTGTAGGAAgacatataatttaaattaatttttttctggcAGCACCGTGTGATTTAATTTCACTTACATCATACCAGTACACTTATTGTAtgaaatctagttttaaattgTGGTTTTACTTTGTGAGATCTAAACGTGAAAGTCTGGCGatcaaataaacaataaaaacaacaccttCGGGAGCTGCGAAAATTGTTCATCCACTAACAAAGAAACAGTTAATTAAcagcaggatggctgcctggtcgtgcggtttgcgcgctggactgtcgttcagatttatcgatggtccagggttcaaaccctggccgctcccatcccccgtcgtcctgcgggaggtgtGGACTAGATAggaattatcttcaactctgaaggaacatccgaaacatgtaaaacattttacaaaacaaaggaAGGCAAAACTAGAGTTGTAACCATAAACATTAAATATCAGTTACCTCCCTTGTGTTATAGTGGCGAAACCTACCAAGCAAAATATGCAAGTATATGCAGGTGTGTAGCTATTGTGCTATAACCTCTGTGTTAATTTATTTTGCAAATccctctcagtctctctctctctctctttctctctctctctccaataGTAAAATGATGGCTGTGTGGTTGTGTAATAttcgcactggactgtcgtccCGGTGGTCCAGGATTTGAACTTTGCCCttctgccatcccccgtcgtcctgcgggaggcttgggctagaatgtaataGTCAAGTCCAAATgcatatccgaaacatgtcaaactaacaataaaagaaacttactttcaTGGCTTGCAATATTGGATATGATAAAGTGTGATCCCCGCCCAAGGTCAAAGGGATGCAACCATTTTTTATAATCTGTCTGTAAGCTTCGCGGATTTGTTTCACTGCCTCGGGCAGATTGTAGATAGTGAAGGCTGCGTCCCCAATGTCAGCGATTTGTAAAGATTCAAATGGCGCTGCACCTGTGGAATGGGggaacaatgaaataaatacatgtttgCAATAGAGTCTTGATCAACGTGGTGACTACATCGGATAAACAATGAGGCCCTACAAGTGTACGAAAATAGTTTGGATTCCATAATGTTCCGGATCGAGAGAGTGTCGGATTAGTTGACCAGTGAGCCATGTCCAGGATTTGATGTCCCCTTTTATGTATTTGCAGGTATTAGAATAACCCGCagtatagtattttttttaaagtatttttgtgaAGATGTACataaccagtgctttttttttttaaataagtgccggtactcagtgatggattgtctaacttttaactactaagtaattaataattgtcacagatgccattatagatttatttgtatatttcacatataaaagcttgtgtgtaaatagaaatataaacccttgactgagcctcaggaattaccccacaaatctagatccttgacagcgcctcaggttttacccgagacgtaattacgatgttgcaaatctattggttgatttgaaaataaataaagacattttttaaaagagttagcgccagagaattgacgagagtagaaagaacgccagtcgatgaaagaattttctagtagacagtcacgtttcctaagagctctgatttaaagcctttgtaatattatttatgcttgttgatctgtaacttgtacataagctgtacttacgttttatatttaaataaagttccagagttgtgttttaataaagaatcttttattgtgaatcctagatcgtcatttattcaactatttcaaTTCAAGagaaatccccggcaccacaacgCACGTTGTGacaataataaacgttaaaatacaaagaaaagcatttttttttccacattgaaaaaggtgccggtacgccgtaacttcacaaaaaaaagcactgtatagaACAGATTAAAATGACTATACTCTACATTGAAACAAAACCTACTGATTACTTGTTATAGGGAGAGGATATAAATGTCAAtcaaaatgtttattgtattgaaTCATGTCAAATCTAACAATTACTTTTGTCTGTAGGTCCTACCTATTGTCGGTTTATGTTATATAGGTCCAATCTGTTGTGGATTATGTTATATAGGTCCTACCTATTGTATGATTAATGTTATATAGGTCCTACCTATTGTATGATTAATGTTATATAGGTCCTACCTATTGTATGATTAATGTTATATAGGTCCTACCTATTGTGGGTTTATGTTATATAGGTCCTACCTATTGTATGATTAATGTTATATAGGTCCTACCTATTGTATGATTAATGTTATATAGGTCCTACCTATTGTATCATTAATGTTATATAGGTCCTACCTATTGTATGATTAATGTTATATAGGTCCTATCTATTGTCGGTTTATGTTATATAGGTCCTACCTGTTGTGGGTTTATGTTATATAGGTCCTATCTATTGTCGGTTTATGTTATATAGGTCCTATCTATTGTAAGATTAATGTTATATAGGTCCTACCTGTTGTGGGTTTATGTTATATAGGTCCTACCTGTTGTGGGTTTATGTTATATAGGTCCTACCTATTGTCGGTTTATGTTATATAGGTCCTACCTATTGTCGGTTTATGTTATATAGGTCCTACCTATTGTCGGTTTATGTTATATAGGTCCTATCTATTGTCGGTTTATGTTATATAGGTCCTACCTATTGTCGGTTTATGTTATATAGGTCCTACCAATTGTCGGTTTATGTTATATAGGTCCTATCTATTGTCGGTTTATGTTATATATGTCCTACCTATTGTCGGTTTATGTTATATAGGTCCTACCTATTGTCGGTTTATGTTATATAGGTCCTATCTATTGTCGGTTTATGTTATATAGGTCCTACCTATTGTCGGTTTATGTTATATAGGTCCTACCTGTTGTCGGTTTATGCTATATAGGTCCTACCTATTGTCGGTTTATGTTATATAGGTCCTACCTGTTGTCGGTTTATGCTATATAGGTCCTACCTGTTGTGGATTATGTTATATAGGTCCTACCTATTGTCGGTTTATGTTATATAGGTCCTACCTGTTGTGGGTTTATGTTATATTGGTCCTACCTATTGTATGATTAATGTTATATAGGTCCTACCTGTTGTAGGGTTGAATGGTCTGATGAAAGCAGACTCTGATCTGATCTGTCTCGGTCCCATTCGTGTTCCAGTCCTGAAAGAGGTGCCAGAGTCCAAAGGAACTCCAACAAAGCAAGCGTCAAGACCTGGTCAGCACCAAGTAGACATTGTATTGTTAACATATTCATAGGGGTATTTATATAAAGTTTCATAACTGTttcgaactaaaaaaaaaagtttagactTTGGTAgaatgttctgtttttttttttaattttcagcaATGTTGTGAATGAGACTTTAACACAAGTTTGTGACGTTATATCTGAGTTTCACTCAGTAATGTGCACCGCtttatctacatttcttttgatTCACTTGTGCAGCGAGGTGCATATGCTTTCATGAGCGTTAATCTAATCGTGCAGCTTAATTAGAGACAATATTcttggctgatttaggcaacccttgccatgctctaatggcactaaagACCTACGTATTtcaatttttaacatttaatcCACATTCGAAATTAGCAAATTTACTCTGTTGTATTTCACACAGACGtatgtcagaaattaaaatgaacCTCAGTAATACATGTTTTAAATGctcaattatttttctttcaggATTCTCATTTCCCATTCTTGTTTCATGTCACGTTAACATTACGTTAACCTGTACGCCAAACGcaatctgggtttttttttcttaatacttCTATACAATTTCTAattctttctagatctataaaatcatTGTACGTTCTTCGGAcgaaaaataattaacaaatagccATGACTAAGCCATGTACATTTAAAGAATGCAAACGGTATTCAGCCCTAGTTTACAATAATTTGAGCACCACTGATGTATGTAAGTATATACAGTAGAAAAGGTAACATTTTAGAAGAATATGTACTGTTGTCTTCTCACCGTCGGTCGTGGCTTGAACCGGCAGTCTCATCATTGAAGCTATGCCTGCACATCTCGGCAGTTCATTGCCTCCAAGGGGCTGGTTGAAGCTCTTGCAGTCATTCCCTAGTCCACGAATGTCTCTTATTTCCACCAACTGCCGCGGCTTCACACTGCAAAGATTTGTACGTAACAGAGCATAGCGAAGTGTAAACATTGCGGAGATAATAGTTCACAAAGTGAATACACAAACCTGTCTATTAGTTAACAAAGTGAATACACAACTCTGTCTATTAGTTAACAAAGTGAATACATAACTCTGTCTTTTAGTTAACAAGGTGAATACACAACTCTCATGTCCCTTAGCTaacaaagtgaaaacaaaactcTTATGTATAATACAACTCTAATGTCTATTAGTTAACAAAGTGAATACACAATTCTAATGTCTATTAACAATGTAAATGCACAACTCTAATAATGTCCCTTAGCTAACAAAGTGAAAACACAACTCTTATGTATAATACAACGTTGATGATTATTAGTTAACAAAGTGAATACACAACTCTAATGTCTATTAACTACCAATATAGTTCTTCTATGACTAGTAGAAAAATaaactggtttttttttttttacatttatggtCTAGAAACTAATCCAAAGTATAAGATACAGCATAAAACTGATCAGCTGGACCTCTGCTAGACGGTGTCACAAACTATGACCTTGTTTTCTCCTATCGAAATGTGAATATCGAAATGATAATGTGAAGCCATCTACACACAGCTGTGACACAAATGAGGTTATGGACATCTcgttaaacaaagacattttctaGGCCGGGTTCCAAACATTGACCAAACATTTGTTTGGTTCGagcagttgtttttgtttttttacaatacatctATGATTCTAttccaggggtgggcaacctttttggatcgagggccgcatctctttaaatttgggaatggcgggccgtatatgtatatacaacttagaaagatactctagctaacttttaattcatagttacactgtattatatccacgtttctttttttccacactccacgttaaggaattacaagaagagttagcaatttctgaaatcaattaatactttttttttaaatcgctgttgtcattttatattacaataatcccactaatatacagttgtacttaatgtgcagtattttactttttacactcgtgcataatgttctggaactgtggaactagcttactagttgttacccttgtgactgctgtcaaattacagtcagtcaaaatcgaccagtaattatacttgtttagtcccccccccccccccccaaaaaaaaatgcttgttcatttgatgagacaatatatgttccggaagttaaatgtcgggacgagtgAAACTTGCCCttttggagcatcaccagagaatgctgaccatgtccttcaattgtgcatactaaatcagagACCCGAAcaggactctggccccaaagccctcctatagaaccaaagctattcggagaactgcctgatctggaaaacattgcgcggttcatctcagatataggattactgatctgaaccttCTGACGCAAATGCTgtcagactccacgggctttgttggagccatcccaggatttcaacctcttgtcatgtacccactctcggATTAATGTCGTAGTGTTGACATACAGATTCTGGCACTCATAAGactcttcttatcttcttatcttatataatacagacgttacttcaaaaaagaagatgattacgtcctacgcgtcatgcatttagtcatgcatattaaccaatgacttaaattctgccaagtcactggttttcctggctagctcaggcaacccattccatgctctaatagcactagggaagaaggagtatttgtacaaatttgtcctagcatatgggacgaggaatgtgcctttatctttgtgtctttcagagtattttattaaattttgtttttgtatttgaagattatggttcagtgttttatgtatgattgctactttacttttgagccttctgtcctgaaggctttctaaatttagtgattttactaaaggtgttactctagtcaaatgtgaatattcgtttgttatgaatctcactgctctattttgtgtctgttccagtttcttaatgttttcttgagttgaggggtcccaaacggaggatgcatattctattattggcctaaccaaggttaagtaacattttagttttatgttcttatttgatttatagaaatttcttttaataaatcctaatgctttgtttgatttttttgtagtttcatcaatatgtggattccatgatagtttt encodes:
- the LOC106050379 gene encoding guanidinobutyrase-like: MFTLRYALLRTNLCSVKPRQLVEIRDIRGLGNDCKSFNQPLGGNELPRCAGIASMMRLPVQATTDGLDACFVGVPLDSGTSFRTGTRMGPRQIRSESAFIRPFNPTTGAAPFESLQIADIGDAAFTIYNLPEAVKQIREAYRQIIKNGCIPLTLGGDHTLSYPILQAMKEKYGPLCLIHVDAHSDTSDMMYGEKIAHGTPFRRAIEEGCLDCERSVQIGLRGTGYSVDDYKWVADQGVRLVLGEDCWNKSLVPLMKEVSTKAGDRPVYISFDIDGLDPSVAPGTGTPEIAGLSIIQGLEIIRGCKGLNIKGVDLVEVSPPFDPSGNTALVAANLMFELLCVLPGVKYYTK